From a single Nitrospirota bacterium genomic region:
- the amrS gene encoding AmmeMemoRadiSam system radical SAM enzyme: protein MSKTVQCELCPNSCVLVNGQHSKCRARMNKDGKLYSLVYGKPCAVHVDPIEKKPFSHFLPGTTAFSIATAGCVLDCKFCQNWQISQAKPEDTDTYNLPPEKVVSLAKSYQCRSIAYTYTEPTVFYEYMYDTSIIAKKNDIKNTMHSCGYINEKPLRTLSKYLNAANIDLKGFSEDFYSRICNGSLKPVLNSLVILKDENVWLEITNLVIPTLNDNMKTIRDMCKWILKNLGPNVPVHFSRFFPNYKLTNLPPTPLETLIEARKTAIDTGLHFSYIGNIRHEGESTFCPKCKKILIERIGYFVKQNNISNGMCRFCKTSIPGIWS from the coding sequence ATGTCTAAAACAGTCCAATGTGAACTTTGTCCAAACAGTTGCGTATTGGTAAACGGGCAACACAGTAAATGTCGGGCAAGGATGAATAAAGACGGAAAACTTTATAGTCTGGTATACGGTAAACCCTGCGCTGTTCATGTTGACCCCATCGAAAAGAAACCATTTTCTCATTTTCTTCCTGGAACAACCGCTTTTTCAATTGCTACAGCAGGGTGTGTACTCGACTGCAAATTTTGTCAGAACTGGCAGATATCACAGGCAAAACCAGAGGATACAGATACATACAATTTACCTCCTGAAAAAGTTGTTAGTCTTGCGAAATCTTATCAGTGCAGATCTATCGCATATACGTATACAGAACCCACAGTCTTTTATGAATACATGTACGATACGTCGATTATCGCAAAAAAAAATGATATCAAGAATACAATGCACTCATGCGGCTATATCAATGAAAAACCTCTCAGGACATTATCGAAATATCTAAATGCTGCAAATATTGACCTGAAGGGATTCAGTGAAGATTTTTATTCACGCATATGCAATGGCAGTCTCAAGCCTGTTCTCAATTCACTTGTTATATTGAAGGATGAAAATGTATGGCTTGAGATAACTAACCTTGTCATCCCAACACTTAATGATAATATGAAAACTATTAGAGACATGTGCAAATGGATTCTTAAAAATCTTGGGCCTAATGTGCCTGTGCATTTTTCAAGATTTTTTCCGAATTACAAATTAACTAATCTTCCACCTACCCCTCTTGAAACACTTATTGAAGCAAGAAAAACAGCTATTGATACAGGATTGCATTTTTCGTATATTGGAAATATCAGGCATGAAGGTGAAAGCACCTTCTGCCCGAAGTGTAAGAAAATACTTATAGAGAGAATAGGTTATTTTGTAAAACAGAATAATATCTCGAATGGCATGTGCAGGTTTTGTAAAACTTCCATTCCTGGAATCTGGAGTTAA
- the amrB gene encoding AmmeMemoRadiSam system protein B: protein MKLKRKLILIAFCLLLVPYSAGCAENVKEPSVAGMFYPADSKELVKTIENFLTNAERTKNNGKLIALISPHAGYTYSGQVAAFGYKTIKGNDIKKVILIGPSHHTGFKGVSVYTKGSFKTPLGNVDINTNLAESLINENADVRFYPEAYAKEHSLEVQLPFLQTVLKDFTIVPVLIGSITRQSFDHLIAKLIDILDEKTLIIASTDLSHYHDYHKAIEMDSKIISAVERLSVMDVSQLLQDGKSEMCGAYPVIITLEVARRYGANIGVLFKYANSGDVTEEKDMVVGYASIGLYKNPFTEEEKKELLELAKKAITDYVTNGKTPEAQIKNQKFKTDGAVFVTIKKNGALRGCIGHVQAIMPLHQSVVKNAVAACSADPRFPSLTKEELKDIDVEISILSPLNYVKDIKEIQVGKHGLVIRKGMHQGLLLPQVAEENGWDRETFLNKLCNKAGLPENAWENADLYYFTAEIIK, encoded by the coding sequence TTGAAGTTAAAAAGAAAACTCATTCTGATAGCCTTTTGCTTATTGCTTGTCCCTTATTCCGCTGGCTGTGCTGAAAATGTTAAAGAACCATCAGTTGCGGGGATGTTCTATCCTGCTGATTCAAAAGAACTCGTGAAAACTATTGAGAATTTTCTCACAAATGCAGAAAGAACGAAAAATAACGGAAAACTCATAGCACTAATCTCTCCACATGCTGGATATACTTATTCAGGTCAGGTAGCAGCTTTCGGATACAAAACAATTAAAGGCAACGATATAAAAAAAGTTATACTGATAGGACCAAGCCATCATACGGGATTTAAGGGAGTTTCTGTTTATACAAAAGGAAGTTTTAAAACTCCTCTTGGTAATGTTGATATAAACACAAATCTTGCAGAAAGTCTGATAAATGAAAATGCAGATGTTCGATTCTATCCTGAGGCATATGCAAAGGAACATTCACTTGAGGTGCAGCTGCCATTTCTCCAGACTGTCCTGAAAGACTTTACAATAGTTCCTGTTCTTATCGGGTCTATTACAAGACAGTCTTTCGATCATCTTATAGCAAAATTAATAGATATCCTCGATGAAAAGACTTTAATCATAGCAAGCACAGACCTTTCGCATTATCATGATTATCATAAGGCAATAGAGATGGACAGCAAGATCATATCAGCTGTTGAACGGCTATCTGTCATGGATGTAAGTCAGCTTTTGCAGGATGGAAAATCTGAAATGTGTGGTGCTTATCCGGTCATCATCACCCTGGAAGTTGCACGAAGATATGGTGCGAACATCGGCGTTCTCTTTAAGTATGCAAATTCAGGTGATGTAACGGAAGAAAAAGATATGGTTGTCGGTTATGCTTCAATCGGACTTTATAAAAATCCCTTTACAGAAGAAGAAAAAAAGGAACTTCTTGAATTAGCGAAAAAAGCTATTACCGATTATGTTACCAACGGGAAAACACCTGAGGCACAAATAAAAAACCAGAAGTTCAAAACAGACGGAGCTGTCTTTGTAACTATAAAAAAGAATGGCGCTTTGAGAGGTTGTATCGGACATGTTCAGGCTATTATGCCTTTACATCAATCAGTAGTAAAGAATGCAGTAGCAGCATGCTCGGCTGACCCGAGATTCCCTTCTTTGACGAAAGAGGAGTTAAAGGATATAGATGTTGAAATATCCATACTTTCACCGCTTAACTATGTGAAGGATATTAAAGAAATTCAGGTTGGAAAACACGGGCTCGTGATCAGAAAAGGCATGCATCAGGGGCTCCTCCTTCCTCAGGTTGCAGAAGAAAACGGATGGGACAGGGAAACATTTCTTAATAAATTATGTAACAAGGCCGGGCTCCCAGAAAATGCATGGGAAAATGCTGATTTATATTATTTCACTGCTGAAATCATAAAATAA
- a CDS encoding vitamin B12-dependent ribonucleotide reductase: MKVVNGLNLSPNAIKVLEKRYLKKDEDGKIVETPEGLFRRVAKAVAQAERQYKKTDSEVSKLEEVFYQMLTALEFLPNSPTLMNAGRRLGQLSACFVIPVDDSMESIFDAVKNTAIIHKSGGGTGFSFSRLRPNGDIVGSTKGISSGPVSFMTVFDTATEAVKQGGTRRGANMGILRVDHPDIISFITCKDDNTKFNNFNISVAITDDFMKAVEEDRSYDLINPRTQKVTNTLRARDVFNLIIEHAWKNGEPGIVFIDRVDASNPTPHIGHIESTNPCGEQPLLPYESCNLGSINLAKMVKKAEDNKEKAEIDWDKLKDITWKAVRFLDNVIDVNKYPLKKIEEMTKANRKIGLGLMGWADMLIQLGIPYNSDRAVSLAEEVMEFIQKEGKNASASLAEERGVFPNYKGSIYDGKLRLRNATVTTIAPTGTLSIIAGCSSGIEPLFAVSFIRTVMEGTKLIEINPYFEKVAKERGFWSRTLMERIADKGSIKDFDEIPEDIREVFVTAHDITPLEHIKMQASFQKYVDNAVSKTVNFPHHATAKDVEDVYLLSYKLGCKGVTVYRDGSREQQVLTKGKTTLSSQQSAVSSQTAKIIPKKRPEVIKGTTRLMKTGCGNLYVTINEDEEGHLFELFTSMGKAGGCAASQSEAIGRLVSLAFRSNIEPDEVIKQLKGISCHLPVWLEGGKILSCSDAIAKALEKYRTVGKKGNGDGYKVTMLMGACPECGGAIERESGCLVCHNCGFTKCG, encoded by the coding sequence ATGAAAGTTGTCAATGGATTAAACCTTTCACCAAATGCAATAAAGGTTCTTGAAAAAAGATATTTAAAAAAAGATGAAGATGGAAAGATTGTTGAAACCCCTGAAGGCCTATTCAGAAGGGTTGCAAAAGCAGTAGCACAAGCAGAAAGACAATATAAAAAAACAGACTCAGAAGTATCAAAGCTTGAAGAAGTCTTTTACCAGATGCTTACTGCTCTTGAATTTCTTCCGAACAGCCCTACCCTTATGAACGCAGGCAGGAGGCTTGGCCAATTAAGTGCTTGTTTTGTAATACCTGTGGATGATTCCATGGAGTCTATTTTTGATGCTGTAAAAAATACCGCAATTATACATAAATCAGGTGGTGGAACCGGATTCAGTTTTTCGAGATTAAGACCAAATGGAGATATTGTTGGGTCTACAAAAGGCATCTCTTCAGGACCTGTTTCCTTTATGACTGTATTCGATACTGCAACAGAGGCGGTCAAGCAAGGTGGAACAAGAAGAGGTGCCAACATGGGCATCCTCAGAGTTGATCATCCCGATATTATAAGTTTTATAACATGTAAAGATGACAATACAAAATTTAATAATTTCAATATTTCTGTTGCAATTACAGACGATTTTATGAAAGCTGTTGAAGAAGACAGGTCATATGACCTTATCAATCCAAGGACCCAGAAAGTAACAAATACCCTCAGGGCAAGGGATGTATTCAATCTTATTATTGAACATGCATGGAAAAACGGAGAACCTGGAATTGTATTTATTGATAGAGTGGATGCATCTAATCCGACTCCTCATATAGGTCATATAGAGTCAACAAATCCATGCGGAGAACAACCTTTGCTACCATATGAATCCTGTAATTTAGGCTCAATCAATCTCGCCAAGATGGTTAAAAAGGCGGAGGATAACAAGGAAAAAGCTGAAATTGACTGGGATAAACTCAAAGACATAACGTGGAAAGCCGTAAGGTTTCTTGATAATGTAATTGATGTAAATAAATATCCATTAAAGAAAATCGAAGAAATGACAAAGGCAAATAGAAAGATAGGGCTTGGACTGATGGGTTGGGCAGATATGTTAATACAACTTGGTATTCCATATAATTCAGATAGAGCAGTTAGTCTTGCTGAAGAGGTAATGGAATTCATTCAAAAAGAGGGCAAGAATGCATCAGCATCGCTCGCAGAAGAACGTGGTGTCTTTCCAAATTACAAAGGAAGCATTTATGACGGAAAGCTTAGACTGAGGAATGCTACAGTGACTACTATTGCACCGACTGGAACACTTTCAATTATTGCAGGCTGTTCATCTGGCATCGAGCCTCTATTTGCAGTATCTTTTATCAGAACAGTTATGGAAGGCACAAAACTGATCGAGATCAATCCATATTTTGAAAAAGTTGCAAAGGAGCGAGGTTTCTGGTCACGAACTCTTATGGAGAGGATCGCAGATAAAGGTTCAATTAAAGATTTTGACGAGATACCTGAAGACATCAGAGAAGTCTTTGTTACAGCCCATGATATTACTCCTCTTGAACATATAAAAATGCAGGCATCATTTCAAAAATATGTTGATAATGCTGTATCAAAAACAGTGAATTTCCCTCATCATGCAACTGCAAAAGATGTTGAGGATGTTTATCTCCTTTCTTATAAACTCGGCTGTAAAGGCGTCACTGTTTATCGTGATGGCTCTCGTGAACAGCAGGTTCTAACAAAAGGTAAAACAACATTAAGCAGTCAGCAGTCAGCAGTTAGCAGTCAGACAGCCAAAATAATTCCTAAAAAAAGGCCAGAAGTTATAAAAGGAACAACTCGTTTAATGAAGACAGGTTGTGGGAATCTTTATGTAACTATCAATGAAGATGAAGAAGGACATCTGTTTGAATTGTTCACTTCCATGGGAAAAGCGGGTGGATGCGCAGCAAGTCAGTCCGAGGCTATAGGCAGGCTTGTCTCGCTCGCATTCCGTTCCAATATAGAGCCTGATGAAGTAATCAAACAACTGAAAGGTATATCCTGTCACTTGCCTGTATGGCTTGAAGGAGGCAAGATTTTATCCTGTTCGGATGCTATTGCAAAAGCACTCGAAAAATATCGCACTGTTGGTAAAAAGGGCAATGGTGATGGCTATAAAGTTACTATGCTCATGGGTGCCTGCCCTGAATGTGGCGGGGCCATCGAACGCGAAAGCGGCTGCCTCGTCTGCCACAATTGCGGGTTTACAAAATGCGGATAG